tgcatttttaacaatttttgtgGATTGAAGTGAGGACCTCTTACAACAAAATGGAATCTGATTATTGccgttacttttgttttttttttctttcaataaaatattcCAGTATTATGTTTCCCATTTATTATACTTTTAATGTTGATTTCGTTAtcgaatgttattattattattattattattattattattattattattattattattattattattattattatcaaagttcatcatcattattcatgtaCGGTTATTCCACTCCATGTAAACCCAGTTCGATAGTTTTGAAAACCGCAGTTATTTTCTCCTCCGTGTAAGATTCGCTTTTGGCAAATATAGAACCAAATTATTATTgacatcgtcctcatcatcaacaccattaccATCGCtgccataatcattatcatcatcatcatcatcatcatcatcatcatcatcgtcatcatcattattattattattattgctttttctaCCTTTGCCTCCATTACTGTGATAGCAAAACGTAGAGCAATATTGTTACAGTTTGCCATATTGTTTAATGATCtcttcgttattgttgttgctgctgctgctaatgtcaTTATTGcaattttcttattcttattgtcttattgttttgacattgttcttgttgctgttgtttcttatGTTACACTCATCGTTGTTAAAGTTGCTGCCGTTGTTCTTTATAGCCATGACTTGTCGTAGACCCGGCCTTTTCTagtgttgtggttattgttgcaTTCATGTtgaaattcttctgttattgttgtagttgatgCTGTACTTGTGCTGTTGGCgttggtgttgtgttgtgttgttgttattgttgttgttgttgttgttgttgctgtcgttgttgttgttgttggtggtggtcttGATACGGCTGTTGTGTTTGCTTGCATAGAGCTATGATCAATTGGCATTTTAGCCGTAACCATCTAGTTTTCCTCTTGAGCAAGAAACACACCATCATTTTTGAAGATGGTTGGATTTCATTTTAGAGGgaaatctttattatttcttGCAGAATGAACAACCACGTTGAAGATCCCACGTTTGTCCGAGAGAATGGTTGGTACTGCGTTTGCTACTAATATTACTGCTTCTTTCGCAAATGCTATACTTTGCTCTCGTTATTGTTATCACTAATAAAACGAAATAGATTATTTTCAGATATCGAAAAGTTTCTTTTACAATAATTGTTATCATtcttgtcgttattattgttgttgttgctgttattgttgttgttgtttgctgttgCTGTGGCTATTGCAGATGCTAACATTGTTTTTCCAACAAAAGGAAGTTAGACTTTGCCAAAATGCAAacagttgtctttttttttatgttaatagAATCCGCATTTAGATTTTttgttcgttgttgttgctgctctagTTTTAAGTAGTTTGTAtggttgtttctgtgtgtgtgtaggggttggGGGAAAGAGTTCGGTTAATATGCAGTTGCTAGACGTGTTCAGAATGAAGATATTCAAGTGGCAGAATTCAACATAGATGATTTTTCCTTTGTCACTTTTTATACTTCtacctttatttcaattatttttattcactttttgtatatatatatatatatatatagtcagtcatACACATTTATGCACCTTTATAATTATTACTGTTCTTACTGCTGTGGcagtggtattgttgttgttgctgttgttgtcggtgttgttattgtatatgatgatgatgttcatgttgAAGCGACTCTTAGAATTTCTCAGAGTCAATACTAGGTCTaatgtataccatatatacatgtacaatccTAATATATTTTATGCCTCTTTGACTCTGCAGGGGGAATTACAacaattaaatatgtatgtacttgtctCTATTTAaatggttgtgtgtatgtctatttatatgtaagagtgtttatgtgtgtaggtgtgagcaTATTTAAGTGCGTATTTCTGTATATAACTTTACAAAGTTTTACGTAAGTTTGTGAGTATGTTTCTGTGTAATTCAAGTCATATTTGTTGCCTTTAAGATTGtttttgtgtacgtatgtttgtattcatgcgtgtgtatgttttaatgtttgtgtgtgtatgtgtaggtgtgagaaaaagtgcgtgagtgtgtgtggttgcaTTTTCGTAGCTTCTAGTTTATCTGATGCGTTTCCCTGCTTGTATGCTTGCATGTGATTGTTCATCAGGGATGAAGCGGGGAACTTCAACAGCAGGAGTAAAACAAACAGGTGTAGCATCATCCCAAGTAATACATCAAGCAGAGTGTAAGAGAGACAGTGTTTTGACGTATACATCAACCGTTTTTCTTAAATGGTTCTTCCTCATAAGCTCAGAAGGGAATAAAGATGAGTAGCGTGTAGCAACACAATGTTTATGAGACACATTTAGTGACGATGGTGGTACAGAGGTTTAGGATTTTTGAGGGGTTTCTTGTAGGGGCTTTTATTATTCTTTGCCATTTATAGTCTCTTTTCATTTATGGTTgccttctttcttcttcgtctttgtcttcttcttcatcatcgctTTTATCTTTTGCTGTCCTTATAGACCATAGTGTATTGAAGATGTGTTGAAGACAGTAAAGAATTTGGAGATATTTCATTCGACACGcctgaaatgtttaaaaaaaataaatatgaatgtaatttattcaaattataaatggaaatatttctacaagggaaataataatggtttctggtaAACGTAATTTTAACCTGCACATTTTTGGTGTCAGTTATATCCTGCCagattttgaacccagaatgtaaaggagCATAGCTAAAATCTACATTTCTTTTTGTGTGTCCCTCTTCTGATTCTTTAATCCGTGTTCATTATAACCAAGGCTCGAGGTTAAGGATTTAGATGAAGGTGGATGGGTAGATCCGATAACATGGACATCAGTACTTGAAATGTACAATATACTATCGACAcagtaaaaattaaagaaatcaatAGCTAGATTTGAAGCAGAAGGAAAAGAGCTGTATCGAAACATGAATATCTATTTTTCCCATCGCTGTACCAATTATGTTCAACCATCGTCTTCACGTTGGAAATAACATCTGAAACTATTCTGTTTTAGAGGCTATAAAATCATAAAACAAGCGGCCAGCTCAGTGAGATAATGGACAACGATTTACCAGGTGTCTGATTTTTTCAATGTTTGGTAAACTTTTTTCGTTGTTCATTGGGCAATTACATTACCTTACATGTAGTTACATTCAGAGTAAATAAATTTATAGGGTAAAGGAATTTGTTTCGCCATCAAATGGATCCAAATTCGACCTCACTACACAGCAGCTTATAAATGTACTTTCGACCATATTTCCACATTAATACAAGCCTGGTTAGTAAAACTGACACCTTATTGTCTTGCTGCCTACGAAAGACATATTAGGAAATAAGATCATGGAAAAAATAGGGTACATTGAACAATCACGGCCTAAATACCTGCTATCATAAACGTACTCTTTCAGGGCTGATATTGGgggtaaacaaaacaataacaactaggAAGAGAATGTAAAAGTAATGCAAGAAGGGTCACTTACCGGAAATATTTGAATCACGTGCCGACAGGAAAATGTTTCGTGGAATTCATGGTCGGCAACCTTCTACTAGTGAGGCTCCTTCTCTTTTGACATCTTCCGACACGAAATACGGGTGGAATCGATGCGAGccagttagaaaatgtgaagaATTATCAGACGGTGTGATTCCGGAATAAGCATTCGCAACAGCAGCAGCGTTTCGTAAATCTCGAAGATTTTCGGGTAACTGTAAAGGATGAAGTCCCAGGTTTGGAAAAACAATGccagccgctgctgctgctgctgcagtggcGGCAGATGCCGGAATACCGTACATACTGCCGTACCATGCGTATAAACTttgatccatggaataagctgatGAACCCCGTGCTGATAAAGATGGTCGCCATAGTGCCCAATGTGGTAACATCATTGCTCCGTTTTTGTCATGACCCGGTTCACCAGCTGAAAGATGACgaagagaaaatacaggaaatTTATTAAAAGAGTTAGGTATTAACAATTCGTTTTAACATTGtatctatattttttgttgttatagaCATGACATTCATCTCATAATACgtcacacaaacacgtgtgtgtgtgtgtgtgtgtgtgtgtgtgtgtgtgtgtgtgtgtgtgtgttgtgtgtgtgtgtgtagttgacgTCTTAAGAATTTCTTGAGTTCAAGAGAAATAGCCTTCGACTTTGCTAACAAACTATTTTTATTCCACTATTAACACACTATtacttatagctttatctacttctaGTATCACcgttaaaaaacatatatatatatatatatatatatatatatatatattatatatatatatatatacatagatatatatagatacaggtatagatatagatatagatatagatatagatagatagatagatagatagatagatagatagatgcatctggttatacacatacacagactctcatacacatggacacacgcaTATAGTTGTGGACCTGTATCAGAGTCGC
The nucleotide sequence above comes from Octopus sinensis unplaced genomic scaffold, ASM634580v1 Contig18324, whole genome shotgun sequence. Encoded proteins:
- the LOC115231362 gene encoding T-box transcription factor TBX20-like, with the protein product DFNISLQITKLKIDSNPFAKGFRDSSRLSDFERESVEGLIHHHTYARSPLRSYGDGEYGDGEPLKFRESPYSKSGEPGHDKNGAMMLPHWALWRPSLSARGSSAYSMDQSLYAWYGSMYGIPASAATAAAAAAAGIVFPNLGLHPLQLPENLRDLRNAAAVANAYSGITPSDNSSHFLTGSHRFHPYFVSEDVKREGASLVEGCRP